The Papaver somniferum cultivar HN1 chromosome 3, ASM357369v1, whole genome shotgun sequence genome includes a region encoding these proteins:
- the LOC113357712 gene encoding protein MICRORCHIDIA 2-like, producing the protein MSWEQNKDPINVVHLEGNSEKDPNNRIPAIGNQPLMSCKTNQNHKSESRSFWRAGDYAVGNTKSVTPQGQLEHARVHPKFLHSNATSHKWAFGAIAELLDNAVDEIRSGATYVKVDTLYNAKDESPALLFQDNGGGMDPDCMRQCMSLGYSSKMANTTIGQYGNGFKTSTMRLGADVIVFSRATRGSRVTQSIGLLSYTFLRKTAQDDVIVPMVDFEVTGRQTQPIICGSQADWSSNLKLILQWSPFACEEELMQQFDDIEAHGTKIIIYNLWLSDDGVLELDFNKDEEDICLKDEVVTGKGSRESHRLLESHISYQLRYSLRAYASILYLRKFTDFQIILRGKTVQQYIVAEDLKYSKVIIYKPKLGLASQEISVETTIGFVKEAPLLKVSGFNIYHKNRLIRPFWEAYHEGSSRGTGVVGVLEANFIEPAHDKQDFERSASYIRLETRIKQMIMEYWTGNCHKIGFQSRIPEIRCMQKELRAGEVSTGFKAGYQLPTEQPVVGLAANVPHGLAAGSSKEEESLDGLGSTTIEQICEENIQLFMKCKDHKEKENDLKNTVGKLEKQLQEAKRKCSQLASHIENRKKHLLAKQQEREKI; encoded by the exons ATGTCTTGGGAACAAAATAAAGATCCTATTAACGTTGTTCATCTCGAAGGTAACAGTGAGAAAGATCCAAACAATCGAATACCAGCTATAGGGAATCAACCTCTCATGTCTTGTAAAACCAATCAAAATCATAAATCAGAATCACGTAGCTTTTGGAGAGCAGGGGATTATGCAGTTGGTAACACCAAATCTGTTACTCCTCAAG GTCAACTGGAACACGCTCGCGTTCATCCGAAGTTTCTTCATTCTAATGCAACATCTCATAAGTGGGCATTTGGAG CTATAGCGGAGCTTCTTGATAATGCGGTTGATGAG ATCAGGAGTGGTGCTACCTACGTTAAGGTGGATACACTATATAACGCGAAGGATGAATCTCCTGCATTGCTTTTCCAAG ATAATGGAGGAGGAATGGATCCTGATTGTATGAGGCAGTGTATGAGCTTGGGCTATTCGTCAAAGATGGCAAACACAACGATTGGACAGT ATGGTAATGGGTTCAAGACTAGTACCATGCGACTGGGAGCTGATGTTATCGTTTTCAGCCGGGCCACTCGTGGAAG CCGTGTGACACAAAGCATAGGTCTCCTCTCATATACATTTTTGAGAAAAACTGCGCAAGATGATGTCATTGTTCCCATG GTTGATTTTGAAGTTACTGGGCGTCAGACCCAGCCAATAATATGTGGTTCACAAGCTGATTGGTCTAGTAACTTGAAGCTAATCCTTCAATGGTCACCCTTTGCTTGTGAGGAAGAGCTTATGCAACAG TTTGATGATATTGAAGCTCATGGGACAAAGATTATCATATATAACTTATGGCTTAGTGATGATGGGGTTCTGGAACTAGATTTCAATAAAGATGAGGAG GATATATGTTTGAAAGATGAAGTTGTTACTGGAAAGGGGTCTAGGGAATCACACAGACTACTGGAATCTCATATTTCTTACCAACTTCGCTATTCCTTAAGG GCTTACGCGTCGATCTTGTATTTAAGAAAATTTACTGATTTCCAAATTATTTTAAGGGGGAAAACTGTTCAACAATACATTGTTGCGGAGGATTTGAAATATTCCAAAGTAATTATTTACAAACCAAAGCTGGGATTAGCTTCACAAGAG ATTTCTGTGGAAACAACAATTGGATTTGTGAAAGAGGCCCCTCTTCTTAAAGTCTCCGGGTTTAATATTTACCATAAGaatcgcctaattagg CCATTCTGGGAAGCCTATCATGAAGGTTCTAGCAGAGGCACTGGTGTTGTAG GTGTTCTTGAAGCAAATTTCATTGAACCAGCACATGACAAACAGGACTTTGAAAGATCAGCTTCATACATCCGGCTTGAGACTAGGATTAAACAAATGATAATGGAATACTG GACAGGCAACTGCCACAAGATAGGATTTCAATCTAGAATCCCTGAGATACGTTGTATGCAGAAGGAATTGCGTGCTGGTGAAGTGTCTACTGGATTTAAAGCTGGTTATCAGTTGCCTACCGAGCAACCTGTCGTGGGTCTTGCAGCTAATGTGCCACATGGACTAGCAGCA GGTTCTTCTAAAGAAGAGGAATCTTTAGATGGTTTAGGTTCCACTACAATCGAGCAGATATGTGAAGAGAACATACAATTATTCATGAA GTGTAAAGATCACAAAGAGAAGGAAAATGACCTAAAGAACACG GTTGGGAAATTGGAAAAGCAGCTGCAGGAAGCCAAAAGGAAATGTTCTCAACTTGCTTCTCATATAGAAAATAGAAAGAAACATCTGTTGGCAAAGCAGCAAGAAAGGGAGAAGATATGA
- the LOC113360132 gene encoding uncharacterized protein LOC113360132 translates to MHTHYFRADRGQALADARKQLKNWQDIEEKFWKTKSRDQLIKMGDQNTSYFHRATKSRARRNKIEFIQNEEGNWITEYQEVKDCFTNHFSQMATAETTSPSSEIINLIPLAITPEDNTILNRKTEPEEIKAILFSMSNDKAPGPDGFPPNFFKLNWDIIGNDIVSMVQHFFLFGHLLKEMNATFIALIPKVDNPTSPSHFRPIRLCNTTYKIISKLLAQRMKPFLTKIISPYQSAFIPGRQISDNIAIAHEIIIPSGLKEEKKATLDSSACWGDGIINGIKICKAAPPISHLLFADDCMIFCKANTIEAQNIMQLLQLFGSTSGQLINFHKSGVFFSKNTHPDLIPQISNSTGVQVLHLDDKYLGSPLFIHRSKINSFKPGVEKLKLRLTGWKHTPLNPAGREDKDSLWYKLMDAKYLLGRNVLSMNTKSKDGDSWIWKGILEGKSNIHQHCSWRIGNGRKIKIWEDIWIQNTNSRLQKPQNCPQYIDKLEALILPDGNWDEDQVSTYFSMEEAVVIITL, encoded by the exons ATGCATACTCACTACTTCAGAGCTGACAGAGGGCAGGCCCTAGCTGATGCTAGAAAGCAGCTCAAAAACTGGCAAGACATAGAAGAGAAATTCTGGAAAACTAAGAGCAGGGATCAACTCATCAAGATGGGAGATCAGAACACAAGTTACTTTCACAGAGCCACTAAAAGTAGAGCAAGAAGGAATAAAATAGAATTTATTCAAAATGAAGAAGGCAACTGGATTACTGAGTATCAAGAGGTCAAAGACTGCTTCACCAATCACTTCTCTCAGATGGCTACTGCTGAAACTACAAGCCCCTCTTCTGAAATCATCAACCTTATCCCCCTAGCCATAACTCCTGAAGACAACACAATTCTCAACAGAAAAACTGAACCTGAAGAAATTAAAGCTATCTTATTTAGTATGTCTAATGACaaagctccaggaccagatggattcCCACCAAATTTCTTCAAACTCAACTGGGATATCATTGGTAATGATATTGTCTCTATGGTTCAACATTTCTTCCTCTTTGGTCACCTTCTAAAGGAGATGAATGCCACCTTTATAGCTCTCATCCCCAAAGTGGATAACCCAACTTCCCCTAGTCATTTTAGACCAATCAGACTCTGTAACACCACATACAAAATCATATCTAAACTCCTAGCCCAGAGAATGAAGCCCTTCCTAACCAAAATCATCTCTCCTTACCAATCTGCTTTCATTCCTGGAAGGCAAATTTCTGACAACATAGCTATTGCTCATGAAATTATAATACCATCAGGtctaaaagaggaaaaaaaggcAACTCTG GACTCTTCTGCATGCTGGGGAGATGGTATCATCAATGGAATAAAGATCTGCAAAGCAGCACCTCCTATCAGCCACCTCCTATTTGCTGATGATTGCATGATATTCTGCAAAGCAAACACTATTGAAGCTCAAAATATAATGCAGCTCCTGCAGTTATTTGGCAGTACATCTGGGCAACTAATCAACTTTCATAAATCTGGAGTCTTCTTCAGCAAAAACACTCATCCAGACCTAATTCCTCAAATCAGCAATTCTACGGGAGTTCAAGTGCTTCATTTAGATGACAAATATCTAGGATCTCCTCTATTCATTCATAGAAGCAAAATCAATTCTTTCAAACCTGGGGTAGAAAAATTGAAGCTGAGACTTACTGGATGGAAACATACACCTTTAAATCCTGCTGGCAGAGAG GATAAGGACTCTCTATGGTACAAACTCATGGATGCCAAATATCTCTTAGGCAGAAATGTTCTTAGCATGAATACTAAATCAAAGGATGGGGATTCatggatatggaaaggaattctGGAAGGCAAAAGCAACATACACCAACACTGCTCTTGGAGGATTGGTAATGGTAGAAAGATCAAGATCTGGGAAGATATATGGATCCAAAACACTAACTCAAGACTTCAAAAACCCCAGAACTGTCCACAGTACATTGACAAGCTTGAAGCTTTGATACTTCCAGATGGAAATTGGGATGAAGATCAAGTCTCTACCTACTTCAGCATGGAGGAGGCTGTTGTGATCATTACACTGTAG
- the LOC113360133 gene encoding uncharacterized protein LOC113360133 — protein MSSDENKKWMKCDRKSGEYIQGVRSFIQFAKNNGGGRVLFSCPCRNCMNGKGLVSLSEISLHLLKYGICLTYTTWRHHGESSVAARSRHRDNTTAVMDGNVTVGVDVDGNVTSAMDMDVNVTGGVDVDENVTAGVDVDENVTTNVDVDENIGTKGCCKKKLSAAERARVPLYPSCPKGKSALYVAIMVNNIKTQYAISDNGMTAMLELIKELLPEENTLPSKFPDVKKIIQELGMDYVTYDACVNDCILCWKDKSSLLKCPVCQEPLYVRVFNDERKLTQVAQKTLRHFPIIARLKRFYSIPWIAEAMLWHFRAQKDINVMRHPVDSSAWRCADSFFPEFAKEARNVTLGIATDGFNPYGCFGLNYSCWPVFLCPYNLPPSMCMKREFSMLCLLISGPRAPGKDIDVYLQPLIEELKELRNDGVMTFDSFTGSEFLMRARLLWAIHDFPALGTLSGCVTHGYFYFPSCGEETDAEWLPYSKKLCYMGHRRWLPTKHKFRDDKTNFSGGVEHGKAPWPLTGLQVQEMVANLKRKQVRHCTDVMHTEKNITEHIVNTVLGNSKSKDGLNACKYMEAMGIKKRLWLKEDDNTGKTTMEDGSFALTKDEKVAFCTVLKNLRVPSNFCSNLRNNVGINPPELKNLKSHDYHVMMQSLFPLLVHTATSFPKDLRVALLRISLFFNILCAKVINREHLLQAKASLVEAMCVLEKYLPPSFFVISIHLMIHLADEALICGPRMTLNA, from the exons ATGTCATCTGATGAGAACAAGAAATGGATGAAGTGTGACCGTAAGTCTGGTGAATACATACAAGGTGTGAGGTCATTTATACAGTTTGCCAAGAATAATGGTGGTGGGAGGGTTTTATTTTCATGTCCTTGTCGAAATTGTATGAATGGTAAAGGTTTAGTTTCACTTAGTGAGATATCATTGCATTTGCTCAAATATGGTATTTGTTTGACGTATACAACATGGCGTCATCATGGTGAAAGTTCAGTAGCAGCACGGTCAAGACATAGGGATAACACTACAGCAGTTATGGATGGGAATGTTACAGTAGGTGTGGATGTGGATGGGAATGTTACATCTGCTATGGATATGGATGTGAATGTCACAGGAGGAGTTGATGTGGATGAGAATGTTACAGCAGGTGTGGATGTGGATGAGAATGTTACAACAAATGTGGATGTGGATGAGAATATTGGGACCAAGGGGTGTTGTAAGAAAAAGTTATCAGCGGCCGAGCGAGCAAGAGTACCATTGTATCCTTCGTGTCCTAAAGGAAAGTCGGCGTTGTATGTAGCGATAATGGTGAACAACATAAAGACTCAGTATGCGATTTCAGATAATGGTATGACTGCAATGTTAGAATTGATAAAAGAGTTGCTTCCTGAAGAAAACACCCTGCCAAGTAAGTTTCCAGATGTCAAGAAGATAATTCAAGAGTTGGGGATGGATTATGTAACCTACGATGCTTGCGTGAATGATTGTATACTCTGTTGGAAGGATAAGAGTTCATTGCTGAAGTGCCCTGTATGTCAAGAACCGCTGTATGTAAGAGTTTTCAATGATGAGAGAAAACTTACTCAAGTTGCGCAGAAGACATTGAGACACTTTCCAATAATTGCAAGGTTGAAAAGATTTTATAGTATACCATGGATAGCAGAGGCGATGCTTTGGCATTTTAGAGCACAGAAAGATATCAATGTAATGCGTCATCCCGTTGATTCTTCAGCTTGGCGTTGTGCGGATAGTTTTTTTCCAGAGTTTGCTAAGGAAGCACGGAATGTTACTCTTGGTATAGCAACTGACGGCTTCAACCCCTATGGATGCTTTGGTCTCAATTACAGCTGTTGGCCGGTATTTCTCTGTCCGTATAATCTTCCTCCTTCGATGTGTATGAAGAGGGAGTTTTCTATGTTATGTTTGTTGATATCAGGCCCGAGAGCACCAGGTAAAGATATCGATGTTTACTTACAACCATtgattgaagagttgaaagagttACGGAATGATGGTGTTATGACTTTCGACAGCTTCACCGGTTCTGAATTTCTGATGAGAGCTAGGTTGTTATGGGCAATTCATGATTTTCCAGCATTAGGGACTCTTTCTGGATGTGTAACTCATGGgtatttttattttccaagttGTGGAGAAGAAACAGATGCTGAGTGGCTGCCATATAGTAAGAAGTTGTGTTATATGGGACATCGAAGATGGCTGCCAACGAAACACAAGTTTAGAGATGATAAAACAAACTTCAGTGGAGGAGTTGAGCATGGTAAAGCTCCATGGCCACTAACAGGATTGCAAGTTCAAGAGATGGTAGctaatttgaaaagaaaacagg TTCGTCACTGTACAGATGTGATGCATACCGAGAAGAATATAACTGAGCACATTGTTAATACTGTATTGGGAAATagcaagtcaaaagatggtctTAATGCATGTAAATATATGGAAGCTATGGGGATTAAAAAGCGGTTATGGTtgaaagaggatgacaacacgggCAAGACAACAATGGAAGATGGGTCTTTTGCCTTAACAAAGGATGAAAAAGTTGCTTTCTGTACAGTTTTGAAGAATTTAAGGGTGCCTTCAAATTTCTGTTCCAATCTTCGCAACAACGTTGGTATAAATCCACCGGAGTTGAAGAAtttaaagtctcatgattacCATGTTATGATGCAGTCTTTGTTTCCACTGCTTGTTCATACTGCAACTTCATTTCCTAAAGATCTGCGAGTTGCTCTTCTCCGGATTAGTTTATTTTTCAATATCTTATGTGCGAAGGTTATTAACAGAGAGCATCTTTTACAAGCTAAAGCTAGTTTGGTGGAGGCGATGTGTGTTCTAGAAAAATACCTTCCTCCATCCTTCTTTGTCATTAGTATCCACCTGATGATTCATCTGGCAGATGAAGCTTTAATCTGCGGTCCG AGGATGACTTTAAATGCATGA